A genomic window from Cotesia glomerata isolate CgM1 linkage group LG7, MPM_Cglom_v2.3, whole genome shotgun sequence includes:
- the LOC123268847 gene encoding mitosis initiation protein fs(1)Ya produces MATYEPRRCYVCDKIFCCVDCCEEHIKKKHSTRHTITDCPLCRREPLTVRNFDLEQLKNHVVFNHLPLQCLKCGELFEKHEDLKYIGTCDRHPIIRIEPPTLTELCVTSLSSSSLEATSGVTKTPLNSSLTKHKSLSFSGDYQQFEDSPREFTRHTSTPMHVGLTKQLNLSNININNISGKSGNFFFKTLKRPVVPIISITSSSDKSININNNNKNSSINFNSPEIISQDNIKKSNLSNFERTPLRSILSSKSFNKDSSNQSGSLFKNLSERRLEAMMELNDESDNNNNKEVPDSVGGLLEQDDSLNSENKKRRDSKDSNKRVRFSDEFNLKLEDDNLTDDNDKEEFFESCQSFSDTSVSSTEKIQSSDGKFVGENASDVLKENKENIAQPGCSGSSRVVMMVLLEKSGEVYPRDLAPIIDSSLEKLKTAITGSNDQLAATCISQEAIDNCQSGFAMLSVDSYTKVSTVECVKNSDSASSYSSCLRKNQGKENNSKGIFASVANAVKSVFKNISGSSKNTSTLEPNSPERILQDWSSIDSCESAITSLSRASKRPREEIEFLPCSSSSYSSDSSIDYKRGSRNKEDEDNNKSTPNNTRSPAVKKARGWYNQVRPREPISRMKNSSSSTPLPRGVSFETQCFQQGALTTKDAILPLPDRAQVNRSTQTDF; encoded by the exons ATGGCAACCTACGAG cCAAGACGTTGTTACGTGTGCGATAAAATATTCTGCTGTGTAGATTGTTGTGAGGAGCACATAAAGAAAAAACACAGTACCCGTCATACTATCACCGACTGTCCTCTGTGTCGCAGAGAGCCATTAACAGTGCGTAATTTTGACCTCGAACAGCTTAAAAACCACGTGGTATTCAACCACCTGCCGTTGCAGTGTCTCAAGTGTGGTGAGTTGTTTGAAAAGCACGAAGATTTAAAATACATCGGCACTTGCGACCGGCATCCTATTATACGGATAGAGCCGCCCACGTTGACCGAATTATGTGTCACATCGTTATCTTCATCAAGCTTGGAAGCTACATCAGGAGTCACTAAAACTCCATTAAACTCTTCATTAACCAAGCACAAATCTTTGTCATTCAGCGGCGATTATCAACAATTTGAAGATTCGCCTCGCGAATTTACTCGACATACAAGTACTCCGATGCACGTTGGCTTGACAAAGCAGCTCAATTTATcaaacattaatattaataatataagtgGTAAAagcggtaattttttttttaaaacacttaAGCGGCCTGTTGTTCCAATAATAAGTATTACAAGCAGCAGCGATAagtcaattaatattaataataataataaaaatagtagtattaattttaattctcctgaaattatttctcaagataatataaaaaaatctaatttatcaaattttgaacgcACACCATTAAGATCTATTTtgtcttcaaaatcatttaataaagATTCAAGTAATCAAAGCGGaagtttattcaaaaatttatctgaGCGTAGATTAGAAGCTATGATGGAATTAAATGATGAatctgataataataataataaagaagtaCCGGATAGTGTTGGTGGATTATTAGAGCAAGATGATTCTTTAAattcagaaaataaaaaaagaagagaCAGTAAAGATTCTAATAAGCGTGTAAGATTTTccgatgaatttaatttaaaattagaagATGATAATTTGactgatgataatgataaagaaGAATTTTTCGAATCTTGTCAGAGTTTTTCAGACACTTCTGTAAGCTCGacggaaaaaattcaatctagTGATGGTAAATTTGTTGGAGAAAATGCAAGTGATGTACTTAAAGAAAACAAGGAGAATATTGCACAGCCAGGTTGCTCTGGTTCTTCTAGAGTTGTAATGATGGTTCTTCTGGAGAAGTCGGGGGAAGTTTACCCAAGAGATCTGGCGCCGATTATAGACTCGAGCTTGGAGAAATTAAAGACTGCTATTACTGGCTCTAATGACCAGTTAGCCGCGACTTGTATTAGTCAGGAAGCTATTGATAATTGTCAGAGTGGGTTCGCAATGCTCTCGGTTGATAGTTATACGAAAGTATCTACTGTGGAGTGTGTTAAGAACTCTGATTCAGCTTCGAGCTACTCCAGTTGCTTGCGGAAAAATCAgggtaaagaaaataattctaaGGGAATTTTTGCTTCGGTTGCTAATGCTGTTAAAAGtgtcttcaaaaatatatcag gatcttccAAAAATACGAGTACCCTTGAACCAAATTCACCTGAGAGAATCCTTCAAGATTGGTCATCTATAGATTCATGTGAAAGCGCTATAACATCATTATCTCGAGCATCAAAACGTCCACGTGAAGAAATAGAATTTCTACCTTGTTCATCTTCATCTTATTCATCAGACTCATCAATTGATTATAAAAGAGGAAGCAGAAATAAAGAAGACGAGGATAATAACAAATCTACCCCGAACAATACTCGCAGTCCGGCTGTAAAAAAAGCACGCGGATGGTACAACCAAGTCCGACCTCGCGAACCTATTTCCCGAATGAAAAATAGCTCGTCCTCGACTCCATTGCCTCGTGGTGTTTCTTTTGAGACTCAATGCTTCCAACAAGGCGCTTTGACCACCAAGGACGCCATTCTACCCCTACCTGATCGCGCTCAAGTTAATCGATCTACTCAAACCGACTTTTAA
- the LOC123269095 gene encoding odorant receptor 4-like, with amino-acid sequence MDVQNAIKYTQWFMAFLAIPHRYKRKLSTKKKLSSAVGLVVMNVLIFWNISFRSIDMLTVERNFDEKILLFAPWSFLVVINIKYIFMIFRSNDIIMIIEHIKMDWIEKKSPEEELIMVRNSQLCNRITLCFMVLMYVSGSLYNIVIPFVIPILLHSKPNTSDRIPIFDGYDIFFNAQVSPIYEITFCFQVYAVIIGFSILIFMCHLTIVSVTHACGQIQIINYLIRYLIADIMDINNIHNKISMIISRHIRVLSFAKNVRKILLELCLLEMGASTVLICIDEYCFLKMLETNDIANMIPFGMLFVCLNFNILVLCYFSELLNSQFIEIGTESSMTDWYRFPQKIRSYLVLIICMSQRPQKLTAGGIIDLSYGTYIQVLKTGFTYFQMLRAADLKKK; translated from the exons atggatgTGCAAAATGCAATTAAGTATACACAATGGTTTATGGCATTCTTAGCAATACCACACCgatataaaagaaaactttctactaaaaaaaaattatcatccgCGGTTGGACTTGTTGTTATGAACGTTCTTATTTTCTGGAATATAAGCTTTAGATCGATTGATATGTTAACAGTAGAAAGAAATTttgatgagaaaattttattatttgctcCTTGGTCTTTTTTAGtggttataaatataaaatatatatttatgatatttcgTAGTAATGATATTATAATGATTATTGAACATATAAAAATGGATtggatagaaaaaaaatcacctGAAGAAGAATTAATAATGGTAAGAAATTCCCAACTGTGTAATCGTATAACTTTATGTTTTATGGTTTTGATGTACGTCAGTGGATCGTTGTATAATATTGTAATACCTTTTGTAATACCGATACTATTGCACAGTAAACCTAATACTTCTGATCGAATACCGATTTTTGACGGCtacgatatttttttcaatgctcAAGTGTCGCCaatttatgaaataacattttgttttCAAGTGTATGCAGTTATAATAGGTTTCtcaatacttatttttatgtGTCACTTAACAATAGTTTCAGTAACTCATGCGTGTGGccaaattcaaattattaattatctaattagaTATTTGATAGCTGATATTATGgacataaataatattcataataaaatatcgaTGATAATCAGCCGTCATATTAGGGTACTcag ttttgcaaaaaatgttcgaaaaattttacttgaattaTGTTTGCTCGAGATGGGTGCATCTACTGTACTTATTTGTATTGAcgaatattgttttttaaaa ATGTTAGAAACAAATGATATTGCAAATATGATTCCTTTTGGAATGCTCTTTGTATGTTTAAATTTCAACATATTAGTGCTGTGTTATTTTAGCGAGCTTTTGAACAGTcag TTCATTGAGATCGGAACAGAATCATCTATGACAGATTGGTACAGATTTCCTCAGAAAATAAGAAGTTATCTTGTTTTAATTATCTGCATGTCGCAACGTCCTCAAAAATTAACCGCTGGCGGTATAATTGATTTATCTTACGGTACTTATATACAg GTACTGAAAACGGGATTTACTTATTTCCAAATGTTACGAGCGGcagatctaaaaaaaaagtag
- the LOC123268972 gene encoding putative tRNA (cytidine(32)/guanosine(34)-2'-O)-methyltransferase → MGKTSKDKRDIYYRKAKEEGWRARSAFKLLQIDSEFNIFDGVTKAVDLCAAPGSWSQVLTRKLNESYKLKNEELKSGTWSSSDDEVNEPPKIIAVDLQAMAPLDGVVQIQGDITKISTAEKIIAYFENSKADLVVCDGAPDVTGLHDMDIYIQSQLLLAALNITTHVIRPGGTFVAKIFRARESSLLYSQLKVFFKYVSCAKPSSSRNSSIEAFVVCKDYSPPDNYIPHMLNPLLTHEPLNYDELTGINKYVAPFVVCGDLTQPDSDSCYPLSLSGEEYVYKSPIQEPIEAPYKEAIQKEFNSNNKKSIKAEPSASEIFYDDDLSIEDFKKSSFEFQKNKEAAAGNSQIKKTDIHEDFVNLQLN, encoded by the exons ATGGGAAAAACATCAAAAGACAagagagatatttattatagaaaagCTAAAGAGGAGGGTTGGAGAGCAAGAAGTGCATTTAAATTACTCCAAATTGACAgcgaatttaatatttttgatg GTGTTACAAAGGCAGTTGATTTATGTGCAGCACCAGGGAGTTGGAGCCAAGTTTTAACccgaaaattaaa CgaaagttataaattaaaaaacgaaGAATTAAAATCTGGGACTTGGTCTTCAAGCGATGACGAAGTAAATGAGCCACCAAAAATAATAGCCGTCGATTTACAAGCAATGGCACCCTTGGACGGCGTGGTGCAAATACAAGGTGATATTACTAAAATATCTactgctgaaaaaataatagcttattttgaaaattctaaagcTGATTTAGTTGTTTGCGATGGAGCGCCTGATG taaccgGATTGCATGACATGGACATTTACATTCAATCGCAATTACTTTTGGCAGCTTTAAACATAACAACACACGTTATACGACCGGGTGGTACTtttgttgctaaaatattCCGAGCCAGAGAAAGCTCGTTGCTATATTCACAGTTGAaagtatttttcaaatatgtCTCTTGCGCAAAACCGAGTAGCTCACGAAATTCGAGTATCGAAGCGTTCGTCGTTTGCAAAGATTATTCACCACCTGATAATTACATTCCACATATGTTAAACCCACTGTTAACTCACGAGCCATTAAACTATGATGAGTTGACTGGTATCAACAAATATGTTGCTCCATTTGTTGTATGTGGAGATTTAACACAGCCTGATTCTGATTCGTGCTATCCTCTTTCA tTGAGTGGCGAagaatatgtatataaaagtCCAATCCAGGAACCCATCGAGGCACCTTACAAAGAAGCTATccaaaaagaatttaattcaaacaacaaaaaatcgattaaagCAGAACCATCTgcatctgaaattttttacgatGATGATTTATCAATTGAAGACTTCAAAAAAAGTTCCTTtgaatttcagaaaaataaagaagCAGCAGCAGGAAATtcccaaataaaaaaaactgacaTCCATGAagattttgtaaatttacaattaaattaa